One window of the Crassaminicella thermophila genome contains the following:
- a CDS encoding response regulator, whose product MESKIRVLIADDHALMRQGLKQIIELEDDIEVVGLAVDGEDTIKKAQQLHPHIILLDINMPNMNGIQALRRLKDIGTDSKIIMLTIHEDREYLFETINIGASGYVLKDAESASLIKAIRDVFTGHSYIHPSLASALVKEYNKKESDTYKKDKLTRREYEVLGLIAEGKNNREIAQDLFISEKTVKNHVSNIFKKIDVNDRTQAAIYAYKHNIKKI is encoded by the coding sequence ATGGAATCTAAAATTAGAGTTTTAATTGCAGATGATCATGCACTGATGAGACAAGGATTAAAGCAAATAATAGAATTGGAAGATGATATTGAAGTAGTTGGATTGGCTGTAGATGGAGAAGATACCATAAAAAAAGCACAGCAATTACATCCTCATATAATACTATTAGATATAAATATGCCGAATATGAATGGAATACAAGCTCTAAGAAGATTAAAAGATATAGGGACAGATTCTAAAATTATTATGTTAACAATTCATGAAGATAGAGAATATCTATTTGAGACAATTAATATTGGTGCATCTGGATATGTATTAAAAGATGCAGAATCAGCTAGCCTCATAAAAGCCATTCGAGATGTATTTACTGGACATTCTTATATTCATCCATCACTTGCTTCTGCATTAGTTAAAGAATATAATAAAAAGGAAAGTGATACATATAAAAAAGATAAATTAACAAGAAGGGAGTATGAGGTATTAGGTTTAATTGCAGAGGGGAAAAATAATAGAGAAATTGCACAAGACTTGTTTATTAGTGAAAAAACTGTAAAAAATCATGTATCTAATATATTTAAAAAGATAGATGTAAATGATCGAACACAAGCTGCAATTTATGCATATAAGCATAATATTAAAAAGATATAG
- a CDS encoding aminopeptidase: MPDKKHKLSFEFKNAWETMDEKEKDDVFKFNEGYKAFLDNGKTERECVKEIIKQAKENGYKNIEEFINGNETLKEGSKIYANNKGKAVALFVIGKELIEKGMHVVGAHIDSPRLDLKPFPLYEDGGLALFKTHYYGGIRKYQWTTIPLALHGVIINKKGEKINIVIGEEENDPVFFITDLLPHLAKDQNEKKLSEGITGEGLNILIGSIPYKDDEIKEKVKYNILKLLYEKYGIEEEDFLTAEIEVVPAGKAKDVGIDKSLVGAYGQDDRVCSYTAMQAIFKISNPIKTAVTLLVDKEEIGSVGNTGMQSRFFENTVAELIALQSNDFSILKVRRALSNSKVLSADVGAGFDPNFPDVLDKRNAAFIGKGVLISKYTGARGKSGSNDANAEFLAMVRKIFYENNILWQIGELGKVDQGGGGTIAYILANYGAEVVDCGVPLLSMHAPMEIASKIDVYMTYKAYKVFLEA; encoded by the coding sequence TTGCCTGATAAAAAACATAAATTAAGTTTTGAATTTAAGAATGCATGGGAAACAATGGACGAAAAAGAGAAAGACGATGTATTTAAATTTAATGAAGGATACAAGGCCTTTTTAGATAATGGAAAAACTGAGAGAGAATGCGTCAAAGAAATAATAAAACAAGCTAAAGAGAATGGTTATAAAAATATTGAAGAATTTATAAACGGAAATGAAACCCTAAAAGAAGGTTCAAAGATATATGCAAATAATAAAGGGAAAGCTGTTGCATTGTTTGTTATTGGGAAAGAATTAATAGAGAAAGGAATGCACGTTGTTGGTGCACATATTGATTCACCTAGATTAGATTTAAAACCTTTTCCTTTATATGAGGATGGGGGGTTAGCATTATTTAAAACCCATTATTATGGGGGCATTAGAAAATATCAGTGGACTACAATTCCTCTAGCTTTACATGGTGTTATAATAAATAAAAAAGGAGAAAAAATAAATATTGTAATTGGAGAAGAAGAGAATGATCCTGTATTTTTTATAACAGATTTATTACCTCATTTAGCAAAAGATCAAAATGAAAAAAAACTTAGTGAAGGTATAACAGGAGAAGGATTAAATATATTAATCGGAAGCATTCCTTACAAAGATGATGAAATAAAAGAAAAAGTAAAATATAATATTTTGAAACTATTATATGAGAAATATGGAATAGAAGAAGAAGACTTTTTGACAGCTGAAATTGAAGTAGTGCCTGCAGGAAAAGCAAAAGATGTTGGAATAGATAAAAGTTTAGTAGGAGCTTATGGTCAAGATGATAGAGTTTGTTCTTATACAGCTATGCAAGCGATATTTAAAATAAGTAACCCTATAAAAACTGCTGTAACACTATTGGTAGATAAAGAAGAAATAGGTAGTGTTGGAAATACAGGGATGCAATCAAGATTTTTTGAAAATACCGTAGCAGAATTAATTGCTTTACAAAGCAATGATTTTAGTATTTTAAAAGTGAGAAGGGCTTTATCCAATTCAAAAGTTTTATCTGCAGATGTGGGTGCTGGTTTTGATCCAAATTTCCCTGATGTTTTAGATAAAAGAAATGCAGCTTTCATAGGAAAAGGTGTATTAATTTCAAAGTATACGGGTGCTAGAGGAAAATCAGGCTCTAATGATGCAAATGCAGAATTTTTAGCTATGGTAAGAAAAATATTCTATGAGAATAATATACTATGGCAAATTGGTGAATTAGGAAAGGTAGATCAGGGAGGTGGCGGTACAATAGCATATATATTAGCAAATTATGGAGCAGAAGTAGTAGATTGTGGTGTTCCGTTGTTAAGTATGCACGCGCCGATGGAAATAGCAAGTAAAATAGACGTATATATGACATACAAAGCATATAAAGTTTTTTTAGAAGCTTAA